The following DNA comes from Bacteroidota bacterium.
GGGTGGCCCTTAGTACCGAGACGGCAGGCCGGGTAGTGGGCATCTACTTTGCCGAGGACAGCTATGTACAGCAGGGGCAGCTGCTGGTAAAGCTGAACGACCAGGACCTGCTGGCCCAGCAGGCCAAGGCCGAGCAGCAGCTAAAGCTGGCCAAGACCACCCAGCAGCGCATAGCTGACCTGCTGAAGAAGCAGGCCGTGAGCCAGGAGGAGTACGACCAGGCTGTAACCGAAGTGGCCGTGCGCGAGAGCGAACTGCTACTACTGCAGGCCCAGCTAGATAAACTGCACATACGCGCCCCATTCTCGGGCCGCATAGGCCTGCGGCGCATAAGCCCCGGCGCATACGTAAGCCCCGGCACCAATATGGCCAACCTGCAGCGCACCCACCCCATGAAGCTGGAGTTTGAGCTACCCGAGAAATATGGCCCCCGCATTCATACAGGTCGCAGCGTGCGCTTTGCCACGCCCGGCCAGCCCGGCCAGCATACCGCACGTATATACGCGCTGGAGCCAGGCATAGACCCCGAAACCCGCAGCATCCGCGCACGCGCACAGGTGCCCAACCCGCAGGGGCTGCTAAAGCCCGGCGCCTTTGCCGATGTGCTGCTGCCACTCGAGACCCTGGAGAACGCCATTATGGTGCCCACCGAGGCCGTGGTGCCCGGTAGCACCGGAGACCTGGTGTGGCTGGTGCAGGGCGACAGCCTGCAGCCCCAGCCTGTGGTAACCGGT
Coding sequences within:
- a CDS encoding efflux RND transporter periplasmic adaptor subunit; the protein is MKIRKYLTPIALMALFLVLLVPRLWDSRQADKGAAGAKGAAGAPPLQVEVIQTRYDTLTDQLTVSGSLLADEGVALSTETAGRVVGIYFAEDSYVQQGQLLVKLNDQDLLAQQAKAEQQLKLAKTTQQRIADLLKKQAVSQEEYDQAVTEVAVRESELLLLQAQLDKLHIRAPFSGRIGLRRISPGAYVSPGTNMANLQRTHPMKLEFELPEKYGPRIHTGRSVRFATPGQPGQHTARIYALEPGIDPETRSIRARAQVPNPQGLLKPGAFADVLLPLETLENAIMVPTEAVVPGSTGDLVWLVQGDSLQPQPVVTGVRTGARVQIVKGLKPGMQVLVSGILQARPGARVQAKVVKR